One stretch of Streptomyces sp. MMBL 11-1 DNA includes these proteins:
- a CDS encoding amino acid adenylation domain-containing protein, producing the protein MQRVPVAAQATFEQAVPDKPGAHAGTLPALIGATAERVPDAVAVVAAGESVTYAELVARARGLGRELVRAGAEPDGFVGVAVDRSVDSVVALLGTLFAGAAYVPIAVDLPEDRVRLIASDATLRLVTGVDAAIARAAGARFVPVDAPAGLDTAAPAPPEVHPDQAAYAIFTSGSTGRPKGVVISHRSVVGSTLARFGVYPEPVAYAVLAPLTIDAAAAGLYFTLVAGGRVVIPDEESIRDPQLLADLLVGERVSHLDGLPSQYAALLSFHPEAAAGLRCVITGGEALPFPLARKHVTDLPGVELHNEYGPTESTVWATTHRCTDADTGPHVPIGRAVAGLRAEVLDDELRPAAPGEAGEIWLSGPGLARGYLARAALTAERFTARVDPGGSGERMYRTGDLGHVDEAGEIVYHGRSDHLVKVRGHRVELGEIEARLREHPGLLDVVVVPHSGVTGVRLVAVTVLAADATVGARELTAFAARRLPSYMLPVLWRSTDALPLAPGGKVDRLRLRAEATTVGSALPA; encoded by the coding sequence ATGCAGCGTGTACCGGTCGCCGCGCAGGCCACCTTCGAACAGGCCGTCCCCGACAAGCCCGGCGCGCACGCGGGCACCTTGCCCGCCCTGATCGGGGCGACCGCCGAGCGTGTCCCGGACGCGGTCGCCGTCGTGGCCGCGGGGGAGTCGGTCACGTACGCCGAACTCGTGGCGCGCGCACGCGGGCTGGGGCGTGAGCTGGTGCGTGCCGGCGCCGAGCCGGACGGGTTCGTCGGAGTCGCCGTCGACCGCTCGGTCGACAGCGTCGTCGCTCTCCTGGGCACACTGTTCGCCGGGGCCGCGTACGTTCCCATCGCCGTGGACCTGCCCGAGGACCGCGTCCGGCTCATCGCGTCCGACGCCACCCTGCGGCTCGTCACCGGTGTCGACGCGGCGATCGCCCGGGCCGCCGGCGCGCGTTTCGTGCCCGTCGACGCCCCGGCCGGGCTCGACACCGCCGCGCCCGCGCCCCCCGAGGTCCACCCGGACCAAGCGGCGTACGCGATCTTCACCTCGGGCTCGACCGGGCGCCCCAAGGGTGTGGTCATATCCCACCGCTCCGTGGTGGGATCGACCCTGGCCCGCTTCGGGGTCTACCCCGAGCCGGTGGCGTACGCGGTGCTCGCGCCGCTGACCATCGACGCCGCCGCCGCGGGGCTCTACTTCACCCTCGTGGCGGGCGGCCGGGTGGTGATACCGGACGAGGAGTCGATCCGCGATCCGCAACTCCTCGCCGACCTCCTCGTCGGCGAGCGGGTCAGCCACCTGGACGGGCTCCCCTCGCAGTACGCCGCGTTGCTGAGCTTCCACCCGGAAGCCGCGGCGGGCCTGCGCTGTGTGATCACCGGCGGCGAGGCCCTGCCGTTCCCGCTGGCACGCAAGCATGTGACCGACCTGCCGGGCGTGGAGCTGCACAACGAGTACGGTCCGACCGAAAGCACGGTGTGGGCCACCACGCACCGGTGCACGGACGCCGACACCGGCCCGCACGTCCCGATCGGCAGGGCGGTCGCGGGGTTGCGCGCCGAGGTCCTCGACGACGAGCTGCGGCCCGCGGCGCCCGGTGAGGCCGGCGAGATCTGGCTGTCGGGACCCGGGCTCGCGCGGGGCTATCTCGCCCGGGCGGCCCTGACGGCCGAGCGCTTCACCGCCCGTGTCGACCCGGGCGGATCCGGTGAACGCATGTACCGCACCGGCGACTTGGGCCATGTCGACGAGGCGGGGGAGATCGTGTACCACGGCCGTTCCGATCACCTGGTCAAGGTGCGGGGCCACCGGGTCGAACTCGGCGAGATCGAGGCGCGGCTCCGGGAGCACCCGGGCCTGCTCGATGTCGTCGTGGTCCCGCACAGCGGCGTCACCGGCGTCCGACTGGTCGCCGTGACCGTGCTCGCCGCCGACGCGACCGTGGGAGCGCGGGAGCTGACGGCCTTCGCGGCGCGCCGACTGCCCTCCTACATGCTGCCCGTCCTGTGGCGCAGTACCGACGCGCTGCCGCTGGCACCGGGCGGCAAGGTCGACCGGCTGCGACTGCGGGCCGAGGCGACCACCGTGGGCTCGGCGCTGCCCGCCTGA
- a CDS encoding acyl carrier protein, whose protein sequence is MIDRADEVNQARQDGTGTSDADDVSALVLSLAGELLERADVALDEDFFSAGGDSVLAMHLVGHLARQTGVRVRVSLLFNHPVLRDFVEQVEQLRADSDASEAAGAAPAGSLAAALNARSAAGAS, encoded by the coding sequence ATGATCGACCGTGCCGATGAAGTGAACCAGGCCCGGCAGGACGGCACGGGGACGAGCGACGCGGACGATGTGTCCGCGCTTGTGCTGTCCCTCGCGGGCGAACTCCTGGAGCGCGCCGACGTCGCGTTGGACGAGGACTTCTTCTCCGCCGGGGGCGACAGCGTCCTCGCGATGCACCTCGTCGGCCACCTGGCCCGGCAGACCGGCGTCAGGGTGCGGGTGTCGCTCCTCTTCAACCACCCGGTGCTGCGGGACTTCGTCGAGCAGGTCGAGCAGCTGCGCGCCGACAGCGACGCGTCCGAGGCCGCCGGTGCCGCGCCGGCCGGATCGCTGGCCGCCGCCCTGAACGCCCGGAGCGCCGCCGGTGCGTCGTGA
- a CDS encoding acyl-CoA dehydrogenase family protein, protein MRRELEPGQAALVAEVDEVLDALGPDPDVHEAFAALGEARLIAVHYPAAYGGRDLSFAHHAAVSERIGLRGLPDVAHLITVQGVGCPILVFGTDAQRGRWLPEIASGRLLASLLLSERDAGSDLTRITTRARPDGDGWLISGRKTWSLLTPWSRVALCSVRTRRESSRYDGISLFLVDLADPGVDIAPTPRAAGEPYYTVTLNDVRVTRDALVGEEHKGWALLPTVIGFERGGFDYLTRAQSWLAAAGAELAALPAGEQEAQAADLVRCEFLVESARALAYHAAGTADGLETDEIDTAYAKLSSGLAAQALTRWATEELLSRPAAGEDGRHRAVLRAAAAEAPELTVSGGAQELQLDLIAGELMIGRSIR, encoded by the coding sequence GTGCGTCGTGAACTCGAACCGGGACAGGCGGCGCTGGTCGCCGAGGTCGACGAGGTGCTCGACGCCCTCGGCCCGGACCCGGACGTCCACGAGGCGTTCGCGGCCCTCGGCGAGGCCCGCCTGATCGCCGTGCACTACCCCGCCGCGTACGGCGGCCGTGATCTGTCGTTCGCCCACCACGCGGCGGTGTCGGAACGCATCGGACTGCGCGGCCTGCCGGACGTGGCCCACCTGATCACCGTCCAGGGCGTCGGCTGCCCCATCCTCGTGTTCGGCACCGACGCGCAGCGCGGGCGCTGGCTTCCCGAGATCGCCTCCGGGCGTCTGCTCGCCAGCCTGTTGCTCTCCGAGCGTGACGCCGGCAGCGATCTGACGCGCATCACCACCCGTGCCCGGCCCGACGGCGACGGCTGGCTGATCAGCGGCCGCAAGACCTGGAGCCTGCTCACCCCGTGGTCGCGGGTCGCGCTGTGCTCGGTGCGGACCCGCAGGGAAAGCAGCCGCTACGACGGGATCTCGCTTTTCCTGGTCGACCTGGCCGACCCGGGCGTCGACATCGCGCCGACCCCGCGCGCCGCCGGTGAGCCTTACTACACGGTGACCCTGAACGACGTACGCGTCACACGTGACGCCCTCGTCGGCGAGGAGCACAAGGGGTGGGCGCTGCTGCCCACCGTGATCGGCTTCGAACGCGGGGGTTTCGACTACCTCACCCGGGCCCAGTCCTGGCTGGCCGCGGCGGGCGCGGAGCTCGCCGCCCTGCCGGCCGGCGAACAGGAGGCGCAGGCGGCCGATCTCGTACGGTGCGAGTTCCTGGTCGAGAGCGCCCGCGCGCTCGCCTACCACGCGGCCGGCACCGCCGACGGCCTGGAGACCGACGAGATCGACACCGCCTACGCCAAGCTCTCCAGCGGCCTGGCCGCGCAGGCCCTGACGCGTTGGGCCACCGAGGAGTTGCTGTCCCGCCCGGCCGCCGGCGAGGACGGCCGGCATCGTGCCGTGCTGCGCGCGGCGGCGGCCGAGGCCCCGGAGCTGACGGTCTCCGGCGGCGCGCAGGAACTCCAACTCGACCTCATCGCGGGCGAACTCATGATCGGCAGGTCCATCCGGTGA
- a CDS encoding acyl-CoA dehydrogenase family protein: MNLELDPVQRRLVETIAKGDAAAPPQASGWDVFDAIGLSALLAPEPGAAPLLGTLEWCLVLEELGAGLRSHTLVRSVHAFLDVYVARARDGAAAEAFRTWADAQGAAPRADDPLLLREADDVWRFVDPCPPAFAALPDGITLDASTARAVHDRGLLLVAAYACGVARRCLASAQDRAGSRVVAGRRLLEHQGTGHRIARGAVDLTLARAGLWRAAQAEDESERAGHRAPAAAAACVSAALDCAHTVVQVFGAAGTSAPQVVAMFRTACALPAVSGSPRALWAEAGARRMRSLV, encoded by the coding sequence GTGAACCTCGAACTGGATCCCGTACAGCGCCGGCTGGTCGAGACCATCGCCAAGGGCGACGCGGCGGCGCCCCCGCAGGCCTCGGGCTGGGACGTGTTCGACGCCATCGGTCTGTCCGCGCTGCTGGCGCCGGAACCCGGCGCCGCACCGCTGCTCGGCACCCTCGAATGGTGCCTCGTCCTGGAGGAGCTGGGGGCCGGCCTTCGCTCCCACACGCTGGTGCGGTCGGTGCACGCCTTTCTCGACGTGTACGTGGCACGGGCGCGGGACGGGGCCGCCGCCGAGGCGTTCCGGACCTGGGCCGACGCGCAGGGCGCGGCGCCGCGCGCCGATGACCCGCTGCTGCTGCGGGAGGCCGACGACGTGTGGCGGTTCGTCGATCCGTGTCCGCCCGCGTTCGCCGCGCTGCCGGACGGGATCACCCTGGACGCCTCGACCGCGCGGGCCGTCCACGACCGTGGGCTGCTGCTGGTCGCCGCGTACGCGTGCGGAGTGGCACGACGCTGCCTCGCGTCGGCACAGGACCGTGCCGGTAGCAGGGTGGTCGCCGGCCGGCGCCTGCTCGAACACCAGGGCACCGGACATCGCATCGCGCGGGGCGCCGTCGATCTCACCCTCGCTCGCGCCGGGTTGTGGCGCGCGGCGCAGGCCGAGGACGAGTCGGAGCGCGCCGGACATCGGGCTCCGGCGGCAGCGGCGGCGTGTGTGTCGGCCGCACTGGACTGCGCCCATACGGTCGTCCAGGTCTTCGGCGCGGCCGGCACGAGCGCCCCGCAGGTCGTCGCGATGTTCCGTACGGCCTGCGCACTTCCGGCGGTGAGCGGCTCACCGCGTGCCCTGTGGGCCGAGGCCGGTGCACGCAGGATGAGAAGCCTCGTCTGA
- a CDS encoding phosphopantetheine-binding protein: MTTELSTVDAEAALRELFSEILELPPQDIGTDDDFFHLGGHSQLAIRLAARIRTRLGVKISVPDVFAAPTVAELAVRAAQAPKAPAPLTRRVSREP, encoded by the coding sequence ATGACCACCGAACTCTCCACCGTCGACGCGGAAGCCGCACTGCGCGAACTCTTCTCCGAGATACTGGAGTTGCCGCCGCAGGACATCGGCACGGACGACGACTTCTTCCATCTCGGCGGGCACTCCCAGCTCGCCATACGCCTGGCCGCCAGGATCCGCACGCGCCTCGGTGTGAAGATCTCCGTCCCGGATGTCTTCGCCGCCCCCACGGTCGCCGAGCTCGCGGTCCGCGCGGCCCAGGCGCCCAAGGCCCCGGCACCGTTGACCCGGCGTGTGAGCCGCGAGCCGTAG
- a CDS encoding MFS transporter: MTVLFKGDFARLWLASGMSTLGDGVTVAAGPLLMASISGDPAVVAGAVFAQQLPWLLFSLVSGVLVDRVDRRLVVGAVGVMRAVVMGALALLVWQGWANVPTVYAAVFLLGVGATLSDNAGQALLPSVVADADLPRANAGLSGIRMVCNQFAGPPLGGWLFAVAAAVPFGMDAACYALGALLVLSLPRRGPGAVDTARAGPARRGSIRKEMAEGLRWLWNHRALRTLAVTMGLMNVTYGGTYATYVLFSRERLGLTEVGYGFLLAATAVGGVVGTLAVSRLEARFGSAALLRFGLITETLTHLVLAATRLPWVAAITLVVFGAHATIWGIIGVTLRQRVTPAEMLGRVNSVCLLFSMGGYAIGALLGGFVARALGITAPFWVAFAAMCVLTPVVWRHMTPTALAPEPKQPGTPPHPTPTPGQ, encoded by the coding sequence ATGACTGTCCTTTTCAAGGGTGACTTCGCCAGACTCTGGCTCGCCTCCGGTATGTCCACCCTCGGAGACGGCGTCACGGTCGCGGCCGGCCCGCTGCTCATGGCGAGCATCAGCGGCGACCCGGCGGTCGTCGCGGGGGCGGTGTTCGCCCAACAGCTGCCGTGGCTGCTCTTCTCCCTCGTCAGCGGTGTGCTGGTGGACCGCGTCGACCGCCGCTTGGTCGTGGGCGCCGTGGGCGTCATGCGTGCGGTGGTGATGGGTGCACTCGCCCTTCTGGTGTGGCAGGGATGGGCGAACGTCCCCACCGTCTACGCGGCGGTCTTCCTGCTCGGCGTCGGCGCCACTCTGTCGGACAACGCGGGCCAGGCGCTGTTGCCGAGCGTGGTCGCCGACGCCGATCTGCCCAGGGCCAACGCCGGGCTCTCGGGCATCCGCATGGTCTGCAACCAGTTCGCGGGACCGCCCCTGGGCGGCTGGCTGTTCGCCGTCGCGGCCGCCGTCCCGTTCGGCATGGACGCGGCCTGTTACGCCCTGGGCGCGCTGCTCGTCCTCAGCCTGCCGCGCCGGGGGCCCGGCGCAGTCGACACGGCACGGGCCGGGCCCGCCCGCCGTGGATCCATCCGCAAGGAGATGGCCGAGGGGCTGCGCTGGCTGTGGAATCACCGGGCGCTGCGCACGCTCGCGGTGACCATGGGGCTCATGAACGTCACGTACGGCGGCACCTACGCGACGTACGTGCTGTTCTCGCGGGAACGTCTCGGCCTCACCGAAGTCGGCTATGGCTTCCTGCTCGCCGCCACGGCCGTGGGCGGCGTGGTGGGCACCCTCGCGGTCTCCCGCCTGGAGGCACGGTTCGGTTCGGCCGCGCTCCTCAGGTTCGGCCTGATCACGGAGACCCTGACGCATCTCGTCCTGGCGGCGACGCGGCTGCCCTGGGTGGCCGCGATCACGCTGGTCGTCTTCGGCGCGCACGCCACGATCTGGGGCATCATCGGCGTCACGCTGCGCCAGCGGGTCACACCGGCCGAGATGCTCGGCCGGGTCAACAGCGTCTGTCTGCTCTTCAGCATGGGCGGCTACGCCATCGGCGCGCTGCTCGGCGGTTTCGTGGCCCGCGCCCTCGGCATCACGGCCCCGTTCTGGGTGGCCTTCGCCGCGATGTGCGTCCTGACGCCCGTCGTGTGGCGGCACATGACACCGACCGCGCTCGCCCCGGAACCGAAACAGCCCGGCACCCCACCCCACCCGACTCCGACCCCAGGGCAGTGA
- a CDS encoding 2,3-diaminopropionate biosynthesis protein SbnB yields the protein MDTIRADPRGRQWTCVTEEGERAMGDGVLVLGREQVAACLADRHQEIVTAVRSAYEAHAAGTATVPFSVFLTDPSRPRDRIVGMPAYLRADERAGMKWISSFPGNVDAGKDRASSVIAVNSLADGRVTSLMEGSEVNFARTGASAALAARTLHTEERLSTLGVIGCGPINLAIVRNLLAEYGGECRVLLFDVVEDRARLFATRVRAFAPGSDVGTAGSTDEVLGAAPLVSIATNVREPHIASLTGCPDGATILHMSVRDIAPGELERRDNVVDDPDHICRVGTSLHRIEQRHGNRDFIRCTLGDVLLGRSAPRRDRDEVLVYSQFGLAMLDIAVAAHVQETAEKAGIGTRVPDFHGG from the coding sequence TTGGACACGATCCGCGCGGACCCGCGTGGCCGGCAGTGGACCTGTGTGACCGAGGAGGGGGAACGGGCAATGGGCGACGGGGTTCTGGTGCTGGGCCGAGAGCAGGTGGCCGCCTGTCTGGCCGACCGTCACCAAGAGATCGTGACGGCGGTACGGTCGGCCTATGAGGCGCACGCGGCCGGAACGGCGACCGTGCCGTTCTCCGTCTTCCTCACCGATCCCTCGCGCCCCCGGGACCGCATCGTCGGCATGCCCGCATACCTGCGCGCCGACGAACGCGCCGGAATGAAGTGGATCTCGTCCTTTCCCGGCAACGTCGATGCCGGAAAGGACCGGGCCTCCTCCGTCATCGCCGTCAACTCCCTCGCCGACGGCCGTGTGACATCGTTGATGGAAGGCTCCGAGGTCAACTTCGCCCGCACAGGGGCAAGTGCGGCCCTCGCGGCGCGGACGCTCCACACCGAGGAGCGGCTCAGCACGCTCGGTGTCATCGGCTGCGGCCCGATCAATCTCGCCATCGTGCGGAATCTCCTCGCCGAGTACGGCGGAGAGTGCCGCGTCCTGCTCTTCGACGTCGTCGAGGACCGCGCCCGCCTCTTCGCGACCCGGGTGCGCGCGTTCGCGCCCGGGTCCGACGTCGGGACGGCGGGGTCGACCGATGAGGTGCTCGGCGCCGCGCCGTTGGTGTCGATCGCCACGAACGTCCGAGAGCCGCACATCGCGAGCCTGACCGGCTGTCCCGACGGCGCCACGATCCTGCACATGTCGGTGCGCGACATCGCCCCCGGGGAACTGGAGCGGCGCGACAACGTCGTGGACGACCCCGACCACATCTGCCGGGTCGGCACCTCGCTGCACCGGATCGAACAGCGGCACGGCAACCGGGACTTCATCCGCTGCACGCTGGGCGATGTGCTCCTCGGCCGCTCCGCGCCCCGCCGTGACCGGGACGAGGTGCTCGTCTACTCGCAGTTCGGCCTCGCGATGCTCGACATCGCGGTGGCGGCCCATGTCCAGGAGACGGCGGAGAAGGCCGGCATCGGCACCCGGGTCCCCGACTTCCACGGAGGATGA